The Sphingobacterium bambusae genome includes a window with the following:
- the efp gene encoding elongation factor P, translating to MSKASEVKSGNILRFNGELVAVEEFIHRTPGNLRAFYQARMRNIRSGKLVEYRFRTDEDVEIARVETNDYQYLYDEGDFFVVMDNNTYEQFNIPKFLFGDTARFLKEGMNVIIAFESEEPIMAQAPATVELEITYTEPAVKGDTSTNALKSATVETGVEIRVPLFINQGDRVKVDTRTGDYIERVK from the coding sequence ATGTCAAAAGCATCTGAAGTAAAATCAGGAAATATACTCCGTTTTAATGGAGAATTGGTAGCCGTTGAAGAGTTTATTCACCGTACTCCCGGAAACCTACGTGCATTTTATCAAGCGCGTATGCGCAACATCCGTAGTGGAAAATTGGTAGAATACCGTTTTAGGACAGACGAAGATGTGGAGATTGCTCGCGTAGAAACAAATGACTACCAATATCTTTACGATGAAGGTGACTTTTTCGTCGTGATGGATAATAATACTTATGAGCAGTTTAATATTCCTAAGTTTTTGTTTGGTGATACTGCGCGTTTCCTAAAAGAAGGAATGAACGTGATCATCGCTTTTGAAAGCGAAGAACCTATTATGGCGCAGGCTCCTGCAACGGTGGAATTGGAAATAACATATACGGAACCGGCTGTAAAAGGTGATACCTCGACCAACGCGTTAAAGAGCGCGACGGTAGAAACGGGTGTTGAAATTCGTGTGCCGTTGTTCATCAATCAAGGAGATAGAGTAAAAGTAGATACACGCACTGGCGATTATATCGAGCGTGTAAAATAA
- a CDS encoding 5-formyltetrahydrofolate cyclo-ligase, protein MDKATIREQYKKRRKALSSTELNDWNDAILQHLRTLSWPADGYLHVFLPILRQNEPDTWRFIRFLQQEYPSAKVVLSRTNPSNFSMEHFLMREGIVLQENAWGIVEPVEGERIAESALDFVLIPLLVADSKGNRVGYGKGFYDRFLAQCRPDCVKIGISYFDPIEKIDDIDAFDIPLDMLVTPKKIYRFSSSIPL, encoded by the coding sequence ATGGACAAAGCGACAATCAGGGAACAGTATAAAAAACGGCGAAAGGCGCTGAGCAGCACGGAGCTTAATGACTGGAATGATGCGATCTTGCAACATCTACGGACTCTCTCGTGGCCTGCTGACGGCTACTTGCATGTATTCCTGCCGATCTTACGGCAGAATGAGCCGGATACTTGGCGTTTTATACGTTTTCTACAGCAAGAATATCCGAGCGCTAAAGTTGTCCTTAGCCGGACTAATCCTAGTAATTTCTCCATGGAGCACTTCCTGATGCGTGAAGGTATTGTTTTGCAGGAGAATGCTTGGGGTATCGTGGAGCCAGTAGAAGGAGAGCGGATCGCAGAAAGTGCGTTGGACTTCGTCTTGATTCCCTTGCTAGTTGCCGATAGTAAAGGAAATCGTGTGGGCTATGGTAAAGGTTTTTATGATCGTTTTCTGGCCCAATGTAGACCAGACTGTGTGAAAATCGGTATTTCCTACTTCGACCCTATCGAAAAAATCGATGACATTGACGCTTTTGACATTCCTTTGGACATGCTCGTGACGCCAAAGAAAATCTACCGTTTTTCGTCGTCAATACCATTGTAG
- a CDS encoding HAD-IB family phosphatase — protein MKNYYIIDFDSTFTQVEALDELARISLENHPDREAIYQKIEDYTNLAMEGKISFRESLTGRVQLLNANRSHLDKLVSHLKKKVSLSFGRNKEFFRKNEDTAWIVSGGFKEFITPVVTPYHIKKENIYANTFRFDEEGNIIGYDESNPLSDEGGKVKLLKELKINGRIFGIGDGYSDFQLKESGLIEKFFAFTENISRQSVTEKADHITPSFDEFLYVNDLPRAISYPKNRILCLIIGDVPEIAVHILKRDGFSVRTKDTFEEKYIKDVGMLLLADGITIDNEQLARADKLKTIGYLGDVKGHVSRSTCTEKGIVVFDDKKLKKRNAEFIPRRMADFINNGDTAMSRNFPNLTLPRLSHAHRLLHIHQNVPGIMAQINNVYAENQINIISQFLMTKGDIGYAVTDIHAAYDKNLLKQLKQIDNTIKFRILYK, from the coding sequence GTGAAAAATTATTACATCATTGATTTCGACAGTACCTTTACTCAAGTTGAAGCGTTGGATGAGCTAGCGCGTATATCCTTGGAAAACCATCCCGATCGGGAGGCTATCTATCAAAAGATAGAAGATTATACCAACCTAGCAATGGAAGGAAAAATCTCGTTTAGAGAGAGCTTAACAGGGCGAGTGCAGTTATTGAATGCCAATAGATCCCACTTGGATAAACTGGTATCCCATTTAAAAAAGAAAGTATCGCTTTCCTTTGGTAGAAACAAAGAGTTCTTCCGGAAGAATGAAGATACGGCTTGGATTGTTTCGGGAGGTTTCAAGGAGTTCATCACTCCTGTTGTGACACCTTACCATATCAAAAAAGAGAACATTTACGCGAACACCTTCAGGTTTGACGAGGAAGGCAACATTATTGGGTACGATGAGAGCAATCCCCTTTCGGATGAAGGAGGAAAAGTCAAGCTATTGAAAGAGCTGAAGATAAATGGCCGCATATTCGGGATTGGTGATGGATACTCCGATTTCCAATTGAAAGAGTCGGGTTTGATCGAGAAATTCTTCGCCTTTACGGAAAACATCTCCCGTCAAAGTGTGACAGAGAAAGCCGACCATATTACGCCAAGCTTCGACGAATTCCTTTACGTTAACGATCTTCCTCGTGCCATATCTTATCCTAAAAACAGGATTTTATGCCTGATCATTGGTGATGTTCCTGAAATTGCCGTTCATATTTTGAAGAGAGACGGTTTTTCTGTCCGCACAAAAGATACCTTCGAAGAGAAATACATCAAAGATGTAGGTATGTTGTTGTTGGCCGACGGTATTACTATTGACAACGAACAGCTCGCACGTGCAGACAAGCTAAAAACTATAGGCTATTTGGGCGATGTCAAGGGGCATGTAAGCCGCAGCACCTGCACCGAGAAAGGTATCGTGGTGTTTGATGATAAAAAGCTAAAAAAACGCAATGCCGAGTTCATCCCGAGGCGGATGGCCGATTTTATCAACAACGGTGATACGGCAATGAGTCGAAATTTCCCAAACCTTACCTTACCACGTTTAAGCCACGCGCACCGATTGCTGCATATTCACCAGAATGTCCCGGGCATTATGGCGCAGATAAACAACGTGTATGCAGAGAATCAAATCAATATCATCTCACAGTTTCTGATGACGAAAGGCGATATTGGTTATGCAGTGACCGATATACATGCTGCCTACGATAAGAACCTCCTGAAGCAGCTTAAGCAGATCGATAACACGATTAAATTTCGGATACTGTACAAGTAA
- a CDS encoding NAD-dependent epimerase/dehydratase family protein, which translates to MVLVTGGTGFLGSTLIKLLIDQGIAVLAIKREQSIIPESLRSSSLVNWVDADITDYFALSEAFAGVTNVYHCAAKISYQPSEHAAMLHANIEGTKHIVNLCLEHGARLLHVSSIASLGVSKDGELISEDSKWDDGADNSKYAISKYESEMEVWRGIVEGLDAVIVNPSVIMGIGSGIKGSGVIFNMVQKGLKIYPPGTVGIVDVEDVAQVMMILMDKTEISGERYILNSENLSNKQLLERIAKLLDKPAPTMEAKPFMLGIAWRVAKLVALIKRERPSLTREAAMASASKLAYSNKKIVDSTGFRFKPLNATLEEVSRLF; encoded by the coding sequence GTGGTACTCGTAACAGGTGGAACAGGTTTTTTGGGATCAACCTTGATCAAACTATTAATTGACCAAGGTATCGCGGTACTCGCTATCAAACGTGAGCAGTCCATTATCCCGGAAAGTCTTCGCTCCTCGTCCTTGGTCAATTGGGTCGATGCCGATATCACCGATTACTTCGCTTTATCTGAAGCGTTTGCTGGGGTAACGAACGTTTACCACTGCGCCGCAAAGATTTCCTACCAACCTTCCGAACATGCCGCTATGTTACATGCTAATATCGAGGGCACCAAGCATATCGTCAATCTCTGTTTGGAACATGGCGCTCGTTTGCTGCATGTCAGCTCCATAGCTTCGCTCGGCGTCAGCAAAGACGGAGAGCTCATTTCCGAAGACAGCAAATGGGACGACGGCGCGGACAACTCCAAGTATGCGATTTCCAAATACGAAAGCGAAATGGAAGTATGGCGCGGTATTGTCGAAGGGCTCGATGCGGTGATTGTTAATCCATCGGTGATCATGGGTATAGGCTCGGGCATTAAGGGCTCGGGTGTAATTTTCAATATGGTGCAAAAAGGCCTTAAGATCTATCCTCCGGGTACGGTGGGCATCGTAGATGTGGAAGATGTCGCTCAGGTCATGATGATCTTAATGGACAAAACAGAAATTTCTGGGGAGCGCTATATTTTGAACAGCGAGAATCTAAGCAACAAGCAGCTGCTAGAACGCATTGCCAAGCTGCTGGACAAACCAGCGCCTACCATGGAGGCCAAACCTTTTATGCTAGGCATTGCATGGCGGGTTGCAAAACTTGTCGCCCTGATAAAACGCGAACGTCCTTCACTTACACGCGAGGCAGCAATGGCTTCGGCTTCAAAATTGGCTTACTCCAATAAGAAGATCGTAGACAGCACCGGATTCCGGTTCAAACCCCTCAATGCAACGCTGGAGGAAGTAAGTCGACTATTTTAA
- a CDS encoding formimidoylglutamase, producing MSLADFFTPISTLEFCSGPNFYNSQFGQVVQAYEDTFPDLENPDTKPHLVLIGVEEERGAVNNAGTKKSPNAIRKYFYNLYQGDYSMRIADLGNIQAGATVRDTYIALKTVVEELVKQDILPIIIGGGQDLTYAQYTAYEGLEQRVEVAVIDAKFDLDQDNAENTELNAHTYLNHIILHQPDYLFNLSNLAYQTYLVSKESINMYDKLFFNTMRIGMMTGKLDQAEPLIRAADMLSFDIGAIRASEAPGNANANPNGLYGDEACQLARYAGMSDKCSSIGFYEYNPTFDPMGHTASLVAQMIWCFVDGFYNRKNDAPLIPKSAYIVYRTTLENDDYELVFVKSKKSDRWWMQVPYFGSKSINERYYWVPCRYQDYQQAVDGDMPDLWWKTHQKLQ from the coding sequence ATGTCTTTAGCTGATTTTTTTACGCCGATATCTACGCTGGAATTCTGTTCCGGACCCAACTTTTACAACTCGCAGTTTGGGCAGGTTGTCCAGGCATACGAAGATACTTTTCCCGATTTGGAAAATCCAGATACGAAGCCCCATTTGGTGTTAATAGGCGTGGAAGAGGAACGCGGAGCGGTTAATAATGCCGGAACAAAAAAGTCGCCGAATGCTATCCGCAAGTATTTCTACAATCTTTATCAAGGTGATTACAGCATGCGTATCGCTGATCTAGGTAATATACAAGCGGGAGCAACCGTGCGTGACACTTATATCGCATTGAAGACCGTGGTAGAGGAGTTGGTCAAGCAGGATATATTGCCGATTATTATTGGCGGAGGACAAGACCTTACCTATGCACAATATACGGCCTACGAGGGCTTGGAACAGCGTGTAGAAGTGGCTGTTATCGATGCAAAATTTGACCTCGATCAAGATAATGCGGAAAACACGGAATTGAATGCGCATACCTACCTCAATCATATTATCCTTCATCAGCCCGATTATCTATTCAATTTAAGCAATTTGGCTTACCAAACGTACTTAGTCAGTAAGGAGTCCATCAATATGTACGACAAATTGTTCTTTAACACGATGCGCATAGGCATGATGACGGGTAAGTTGGATCAGGCGGAGCCGCTGATCCGAGCGGCGGATATGTTGAGTTTTGATATCGGTGCTATTCGTGCTTCTGAAGCTCCGGGTAACGCCAATGCTAATCCAAATGGACTATACGGAGATGAGGCCTGTCAGCTGGCACGCTATGCGGGTATGTCCGATAAATGTTCCTCAATAGGTTTTTATGAATATAATCCAACCTTTGATCCAATGGGGCACACGGCGAGCCTTGTCGCGCAGATGATCTGGTGTTTTGTAGATGGGTTTTATAACCGTAAAAATGATGCTCCGCTGATTCCTAAATCGGCGTACATCGTTTACCGGACTACCCTAGAGAACGATGATTACGAGCTCGTTTTTGTGAAAAGCAAGAAGTCGGATCGTTGGTGGATGCAGGTTCCTTATTTTGGATCCAAATCGATCAATGAACGCTATTATTGGGTTCCCTGTCGTTACCAAGACTATCAGCAGGCCGTAGATGGTGATATGCCTGATCTTTGGTGGAAAACCCATCAGAAGTTGCAATAG
- the rmuC gene encoding DNA recombination protein RmuC, translating into MEIFLIVIIGLLVLGMLALVRSNAQKVPKADATQLIEQRNAAQMELVKVSERERLLSETKVQQEMLLERERSERAALERTLEATNAFLQAQQEKFQAQQEEILRLREQFNLQFQHMANKILEEKTQKFTALNQQQMDQILNPLKEKIKTFEEKVERTYQQEAAERNVLKGVVEQLMQQSMLIKHEANNLTNALKGDTKKQGNWGEIILERVLERSGLIKDQEYILQSVFKDEEARKIPDAIILLPEDKHLIVDSKVSLVAYERWVNAEAEADQVAFLKQHVQSIESHVRDLSAKNYQDLYGIHSPDFVLLFMPIESALSVAVREKPDLFSDAWDRRVVIVSPSTLLATLRTIASIWVQERQNRNVLQIAKEAGALYDKFVGFLQDMQQVETHIQRAAEKHQDAMKKLSTGAGNVVRKIENLKALGAKANKQIDNRFLE; encoded by the coding sequence ATGGAAATATTCTTGATTGTTATAATTGGCCTATTGGTCCTAGGTATGCTGGCCTTGGTGCGCTCCAATGCGCAGAAAGTTCCTAAAGCAGATGCAACGCAGCTAATTGAGCAGCGTAATGCTGCTCAAATGGAACTCGTGAAAGTGTCGGAAAGGGAACGCCTGCTGTCCGAAACAAAAGTACAGCAGGAGATGCTTTTGGAGCGTGAACGAAGCGAACGAGCTGCACTTGAGCGAACGTTAGAAGCGACGAATGCTTTTTTGCAAGCCCAACAAGAGAAGTTTCAGGCACAGCAGGAAGAGATTTTACGCTTGAGGGAACAATTCAATCTGCAGTTTCAGCACATGGCCAATAAGATTCTAGAGGAGAAGACGCAAAAGTTTACCGCACTGAATCAACAGCAGATGGATCAGATTCTCAATCCCTTGAAAGAGAAAATCAAGACCTTCGAAGAGAAGGTGGAACGCACTTACCAACAAGAAGCCGCGGAGCGAAATGTGCTTAAAGGTGTTGTGGAGCAGTTGATGCAGCAAAGTATGCTGATCAAACATGAAGCAAACAACCTGACAAATGCCTTAAAAGGCGATACCAAAAAGCAGGGCAATTGGGGTGAAATTATATTGGAGCGGGTTCTGGAGCGATCCGGATTGATCAAAGATCAGGAGTATATCCTGCAATCGGTGTTCAAGGATGAGGAAGCACGGAAAATTCCAGATGCCATTATCTTACTGCCCGAGGATAAGCATCTGATTGTGGATTCCAAAGTTTCATTGGTGGCTTATGAGCGATGGGTGAATGCCGAAGCGGAAGCTGATCAGGTGGCCTTCTTGAAACAACATGTGCAGTCTATAGAAAGTCATGTGCGCGATCTGTCGGCTAAGAATTACCAAGATCTTTATGGTATTCACTCTCCCGACTTTGTGTTACTGTTTATGCCGATTGAGTCGGCACTGAGCGTTGCCGTACGCGAAAAGCCGGATTTGTTTTCGGACGCATGGGATAGACGTGTGGTTATCGTAAGTCCATCAACTCTGTTGGCAACTTTACGAACCATTGCCAGCATCTGGGTACAGGAACGGCAGAACAGAAACGTGCTGCAGATTGCCAAAGAAGCGGGGGCCTTATACGATAAATTTGTCGGCTTCCTACAGGATATGCAGCAAGTGGAAACACATATACAACGGGCTGCGGAAAAGCATCAGGATGCAATGAAAAAGCTTTCCACAGGCGCCGGAAATGTGGTTCGAAAAATAGAAAACCTAAAGGCGCTGGGCGCCAAGGCAAATAAGCAGATTGATAATCGCTTTTTGGAATAA
- the ggt gene encoding gamma-glutamyltransferase, which translates to MKRFSSLLLVLFFISSCQVRQNEQQAQKSKEFENGAVVTAHPLASEVGNTILKDGGNAIDAAIAVQFALAVVYPNAGNIGGGGFMVYRSHSGEVTSLDFREKAPAKAHRDMYLDSLGEPITTLSLDGHLAAGVPGSVAGMEEAHKKYGSLPWSALLAPAVALAEKGFALTEQQANEFNEMQAHFKKLNKNGAAIIRDAPWKKDDIFVQQQLAGTLKRIATSGSAGFYSGETAALIVAEMKRGNGIISEADLSNYRATWRKPIVGTYKEYNIISMPPPSSGGIALLALLQSVEKYPLKQWGYQSDSTVRVMVEAERRVYADRATHLGDPDFYDVPVAYLTDKALNQARMSKVNLQKATPSDQVKASKFPGYESEETTHFCIVDKEGNAVSLTTTLNGSYGAGVWVDGAGFLLNNEMDDFSVKPGTPNLYGLLGGKANAVEPGKRMLSAMSPTIVEENGKLKMVIGTPGGSTIITSVFQGILNVLEFDMDAQASVSSPRFHHQWKPDRIDIEEGAIPEDVRKSLEKDGYTLYKRGSIGRMENIIVLPNGKLQAGADPRGDDFAAGY; encoded by the coding sequence ATGAAAAGATTTTCCTCCTTATTGCTTGTTCTGTTCTTCATCAGTTCCTGTCAAGTTCGTCAAAACGAACAGCAGGCGCAGAAGAGCAAAGAGTTTGAAAACGGGGCCGTTGTTACCGCGCATCCCCTAGCCTCCGAAGTGGGCAATACCATTTTAAAAGATGGCGGCAATGCTATCGACGCCGCTATTGCGGTACAGTTTGCCCTTGCTGTTGTTTATCCCAATGCCGGTAATATCGGTGGTGGTGGCTTTATGGTTTACCGTAGCCATAGTGGCGAGGTAACGTCGCTAGATTTTCGAGAGAAAGCTCCAGCAAAGGCTCATCGCGACATGTATCTCGATAGCCTAGGTGAACCTATCACCACATTAAGCCTAGACGGCCATCTTGCTGCTGGCGTTCCGGGATCGGTAGCTGGTATGGAAGAAGCGCACAAAAAGTATGGAAGCTTACCGTGGTCAGCCTTATTGGCGCCGGCCGTAGCACTTGCGGAAAAAGGTTTTGCACTTACCGAACAGCAGGCTAACGAGTTTAACGAGATGCAAGCGCATTTCAAGAAATTAAACAAAAATGGCGCCGCCATCATCCGCGATGCACCTTGGAAAAAAGACGACATTTTTGTGCAGCAACAACTTGCAGGTACTTTAAAGCGTATCGCCACATCAGGTAGCGCAGGATTTTACAGTGGAGAAACAGCAGCGCTGATTGTTGCGGAAATGAAGCGTGGCAACGGCATCATATCCGAAGCCGATCTTTCTAACTACCGTGCAACATGGCGAAAACCAATCGTAGGTACCTATAAAGAATACAATATCATCTCCATGCCCCCACCTTCCAGTGGTGGCATCGCCTTGCTAGCGCTGCTACAGTCGGTCGAAAAATATCCTTTAAAACAATGGGGATATCAATCCGACAGTACTGTACGCGTTATGGTAGAAGCCGAGCGACGTGTCTACGCCGATCGGGCAACACACCTTGGAGATCCTGATTTTTATGATGTCCCCGTTGCTTATCTTACCGATAAAGCACTAAACCAAGCGCGCATGAGCAAAGTTAATTTGCAAAAAGCTACACCGAGCGACCAAGTAAAAGCAAGCAAATTCCCGGGTTATGAATCAGAAGAAACCACGCATTTCTGTATTGTAGACAAAGAAGGTAATGCCGTTTCGTTGACCACTACCTTAAACGGATCCTACGGCGCCGGAGTATGGGTAGATGGTGCAGGTTTCCTACTGAACAACGAAATGGACGATTTTTCAGTAAAGCCCGGAACCCCCAATCTATATGGACTTCTTGGCGGTAAGGCAAATGCTGTAGAGCCTGGCAAACGTATGCTCAGCGCGATGTCGCCTACCATCGTTGAAGAAAATGGTAAGCTTAAGATGGTGATTGGAACACCAGGAGGCTCCACCATCATCACATCGGTTTTTCAGGGTATATTAAATGTGCTGGAATTCGACATGGATGCCCAAGCTTCTGTTTCTTCTCCACGTTTTCATCATCAATGGAAACCCGACCGCATTGATATTGAGGAAGGAGCCATTCCGGAAGATGTCCGAAAAAGTTTAGAAAAAGACGGATACACCTTATACAAACGAGGTAGTATTGGCCGCATGGAAAATATTATTGTTCTGCCCAATGGAAAGCTTCAAGCCGGAGCAGATCCGCGTGGAGACGATTTTGCAGCAGGCTATTAA
- a CDS encoding endonuclease/exonuclease/phosphatase family protein has protein sequence MKKIMFSFAFLCCIATVFGQRVRILSYNIHHGNPPAVSDKIDLDAIARVILDSGADLVGMQEVDVRIPRSQLVDQAHQLAQLTGMYYFFSKGIDYDGGEYGTLILSKYKIIGNRRYELPMPEAGENRSLAIVDVALPTGKTISFANTHLDLSEKNKVAQAGYINELGDWYDRPLILVGDLNAEPKSPAINVLDTYFSRNTDTNGPTHPNQQAKSEIDYIMVGKHCKFIWKAYNTIASDASDHLPLFAEIEFK, from the coding sequence ATGAAAAAGATCATGTTTTCTTTCGCGTTTTTATGTTGTATAGCTACGGTGTTTGGACAGCGCGTTCGAATTTTATCCTACAATATTCACCATGGAAACCCACCAGCGGTATCGGATAAAATTGATTTGGATGCGATAGCCAGGGTGATTCTCGATTCTGGTGCTGATCTCGTGGGGATGCAGGAGGTCGATGTGCGTATTCCGCGCTCGCAGCTGGTCGACCAGGCACATCAACTCGCGCAGCTTACGGGAATGTATTACTTCTTTTCAAAAGGAATCGATTACGACGGAGGCGAATACGGGACGTTGATTCTTTCCAAATATAAGATCATCGGAAACCGGCGTTACGAACTTCCCATGCCCGAAGCTGGAGAGAACAGGTCATTGGCTATCGTCGATGTGGCTTTGCCCACAGGAAAAACGATATCCTTTGCGAATACACACCTAGATCTGTCTGAAAAAAATAAGGTGGCTCAGGCGGGATACATCAACGAGCTGGGCGATTGGTATGATCGACCGCTTATTTTGGTGGGCGATTTAAACGCCGAGCCGAAGAGTCCGGCTATCAACGTTCTAGACACATACTTCAGTCGAAATACAGATACGAATGGGCCAACCCATCCCAACCAGCAAGCCAAATCGGAGATCGACTATATCATGGTTGGGAAACACTGTAAGTTTATCTGGAAAGCATATAACACTATCGCGAGCGATGCTTCCGACCATTTACCACTTTTCGCAGAGATTGAGTTTAAATAA
- a CDS encoding nucleotide pyrophosphohydrolase produces MTIKEAQDLIDKWINSTGIRYFNELTNTAILMEEVGEVARIMARKYGEQSFKKSDEQVDLADEMADVLFVLMCLANQTGIDLTEALTKNLQKKSIRDAERHKNNEKLKR; encoded by the coding sequence ATGACTATAAAAGAAGCCCAAGACCTTATCGATAAATGGATTAACAGTACTGGAATCCGTTATTTCAATGAACTTACCAACACGGCTATACTGATGGAGGAAGTCGGTGAAGTTGCCCGCATCATGGCCAGAAAATATGGCGAGCAATCTTTTAAAAAATCGGATGAGCAAGTAGATTTGGCCGATGAAATGGCCGATGTGCTATTCGTACTGATGTGCTTAGCCAACCAAACGGGCATCGATCTGACTGAAGCCCTCACAAAAAACCTGCAAAAAAAATCTATTCGAGATGCAGAAAGGCACAAGAACAATGAAAAACTAAAGCGTTAA
- the dtd gene encoding D-aminoacyl-tRNA deacylase: MRAVIQRVTQASCTVDDTCTGAIELGLLVLLGVEEDDNMQDLEWLAQKLVNLRIFSDEAGLMNKSIQDVHGNILLISQFTLFAQTKKGNRPSFIRAARPATAEPLYKTMGEMLSTLLHKKVQMGIFGADMKIDLRNDGPVTIIMNTKDKDNF, translated from the coding sequence ATGAGAGCAGTAATACAACGCGTCACACAAGCTAGCTGCACTGTCGACGATACATGCACCGGAGCGATTGAGCTTGGCCTACTCGTACTATTGGGCGTTGAAGAAGACGACAACATGCAAGACTTAGAATGGCTAGCTCAAAAATTGGTCAACCTACGCATATTTTCCGATGAAGCCGGCTTAATGAATAAATCCATCCAAGATGTCCATGGCAATATCTTATTGATTTCTCAATTCACCCTATTTGCACAAACCAAAAAGGGTAACAGACCATCTTTTATACGTGCGGCAAGACCCGCCACTGCGGAGCCTCTATATAAAACGATGGGCGAAATGCTCAGCACGTTACTGCACAAAAAAGTACAGATGGGTATTTTTGGTGCCGACATGAAAATAGACCTACGCAATGACGGGCCTGTCACCATCATTATGAACACGAAAGACAAGGATAATTTTTAA